Proteins encoded within one genomic window of Aspergillus nidulans FGSC A4 chromosome VII:
- a CDS encoding cytochrome b5-like heme/steroid binding domain-containing protein (transcript_id=CADANIAT00008739): MSAKELTFKEVAEHNTKKDLYMVIHDKVYDCSSFVDEHPGGEEVLLDVGGQDATEAFEDVGHSDEAREILQGLLVGDLKRLPGDPTPKVHGSSSSESSSSSSSTGFGFGLYAILLIGGAAAYAAYQYLQASAGAEQ, from the exons ATGTCTGCCAAAGAACTCACTTTCAAGGAGGTTGCCGAGCACaacaccaagaaggaccTGTACATGGTCATTCACGACAAGGTCTACGACTGCAGTTCTTTCGTCGATGAGCACCC TGGTGGTGAGGAAGTCCTCCTCGACGTGGGTGGTCAGGACGCCACAGAGGCCTTTGAGGATGTTGGGCACAGCGACGAGGCTCGCGAGATCCTGCAGGGTCTCCTTGTTGGTGACCTGAAGCGTCTG CCCGGCGACCCCACTCCTAAAGTTCACGGTTCATCCTCCAGCGAGTCTTCCTCCTCTAGCTCCAGTaccggcttcggcttcggtCTCTACGCGATCCTTCTGATCGGTGGCGCTGCTGCCTACGCTGCCTACCAGTACCTCCAGGcctctgctggcgctgagcAGTAG
- a CDS encoding putative RNA binding effector protein Scp160 (transcript_id=CADANIAT00008738), producing MSAEAVNGAPKSRAAMLEEQHALDEAHKATVEDVVDEEDLLHPPPSVQAVSEQASSAPSQASTPPVAKASVSSKNASGKPPALDVQSEELFPALGSGPKPKAPAASAWAAKGPSAAAALANGAPSGVSSADVPRIMTLPGKHIEQLRLAPSQMLQRGQLKKPLRDILRDISKRSKANVDMRGGPGGSIIFEGRGSVDAVRQALKQVAQQVGSKQSVRVPIPTSARPHIIGKQGAVVQELQQRTGARVQVPRAEEPTGDEDEDNDTIDVLIEGDAVAAEMARREIEAIVKERASNMNLRLRSIPPEFFPFIAGPHNANLREIEERTKAQIHVPRYDTWQSQPPPQEAEPGHVQFTPVSDRHILISGERSATQDARAEIEKLAADLQRQLTIRQLAINRGQHQFILGDNANALHDFLAETGCAVVLPPPSDETEFLTVTGPLQRIEDGVNRAMDLATSMQMASIDLSRQHPNAPLGPHAHARALTRYLAQRQIIKELEGMYDSRIALSPASDGPVTWEVYSRDGKNTIRARSDILNLVQAHPPARLRHLSVDPYFHPYLRSRSIPQLRSNYGVHVLIPDDIDSPDVVLIYEGPSASSSQLEIPRQRPSAADLATFEKALQEAQEYLLNSLGSQDDIITENVSIPSKYQEKVRKFISREQEAKGEDHIPVRALVGGGPSRNGGATPQSDVALRGPSRLVKEIAAKIGEFVVEQEKDDLERGYTTSFDFPKKFANFLIGKRGENINKLRDEFDVDIKVEDGKVEVKGPKAKADAAKARIINLGKKLEDETTHVLKVPAQYHRELIGQKGSQVNRLQDRYSVRVQFPRAVVINDDQSVADTASEAGSARPQRSQQASDEVIVKGPSKGADAARDEILSLLQWVVDHSHTATVSVAQGQIPSLIGQRGREMDKLRADTGAQIDVPGANDAPDTSGRVEIKIKGTKKQVEEAKKILQQRSSEFDATVTKTINVDKKHHKSLIGGGGANIRKLVAEAGGPTDSSASRLVRFPRPESDDTTIRLEGNGAIVDKIIAAIEQFVQEREDQVAINLEVPPVQHRLLIGRGGDTRRGIESQFGVTLDIPRQGSGRSDVKLKGPSNAVEQAKEHILAMLKDQQGVNVDVPSHLHHAIADNGSFFRRLRNDYQVTVDHAGQQIPPRPNVEDSRSAVNGASSLPLITDEPSDALDAHSWKVVDNNVASDPSQPATIPWVLAGSTDNVNKAKAALEKAIAAASQQSATGYLILPDPKTYRFVVGQGGSQINSIRKQTGCRINVPKDQAKGEAIEIKGSKENLDKARDLILEAVRAGLNGNSR from the exons ATGTCCGCCGAAGCCGTCAATGGGGCCCCCAAATCCCGGGCAGCTATGCTGGAAGAACAACATGCTCTCGATGAGGCACACAAGGCCACTGTGGAGGATGTcgtggacgaagaagacttATTGCACCCTCCTCCCTCAGTCCAGGCGGTTAGCGAACAGGCTTCCAGCGCACCCTCGCAAGCATCCACACCACCCGTAGCCAAGGCATCAGTCAGCTCGAAGAATGCGTCCGGAAAGCCCCCTGCTCTGGATGTGCAATCGGAGGAACTGTTCCCTGCACTGGGAAGCGGTCCCAAGCCCAAGGCGCCTGCTGCATCCGCCTGGGCCGCAAAAGGcccctccgccgccgccgccctcgCTAATGGCGCCCCCAGCGGTGTGTCGTCAG CGGATGTCCCTAGGATTATGACATTGCCCGGAAAGCACATAGAGCAGCTTCGACTTGCGCCGTCTCAGATGCTTCAGAGGGGCCAATTGAAGAAACCACTGCGGGATATCCTGCGCGATATCTCTAAGCGATCAAAAGCCAATGTAGATATGCGCGGTGGGCCTGGAGGGTCTATCATCTTCGAGGGTAGGGGATCGGTGGATGCAGTGCGCCAAGCGCTTAAGCAGGTGGCGCAGCAAGTCGGTTCTAAG CAATCGGTTCGTGTCCCAATTCCCACCTCAGCTCGTCCTCACATTATCGGTAAACAAGGAGCTGTCGTTCAGGAACTCCAGCAGCGCACTGGTGCGCGCGTGCAGGTTCCTCGCGCGGAAGAGCCAACTGgcgatgaggacgaggacaatGACACCATTGATGTGTTGATTGAAGGTGATGCTGTTGCCGCTGAAATGGCTCGCCGAGAAATCGAGGCTATTGTGAAGGAGCGAGCGTCTAACATGAACCTACGCCTTCGGTCAATCCCACCGGAATTCTTCCCCTTTATTGCCGGTCCTCATAATGCGAACTTgagagagattgaggagcgCACCAAAGCTCAGATCCATGTTCCTCGATACGATACGTGGCAAAGCCAACCTCCACCGCAAGAAGCTGAGCCCGGCCACGTTCAGTTCACGCCGGTCTCGGACAGGCATATACTTATTTCCGGAGAGCGCTCCGCGACTCAGGATGCTCGTGCTGAAATCGAAAAGCTTGCTGCTGATCTTCAGCGTCAGTTGACAATTCGACAGCTCGCCATCAATCGGGGTCAACATCAATTTATTCTCGGTGACAATGCCAACGCACTGCATGACTTCCTTGCTGAGACTGGTTGCGCTGTCGTGCTGCCGCCTCCGTCCGATGAAACTGAATTCCTGACCGTTACTGGTCCACTTCAGCGTATCGAAGATGGTGTCAACCGCGCAATGGACCTTGCTACGAGTATGCAGATGGCGAGCATTGATTTGTCGCGCCAGCACCCTAACGCCCCTCTCGGGCCTCATGCTCATGCTCGTGCGCTTACGCGCTACCTTGCCCAGCGACAaatcatcaaggagcttgaaggcATGTACGATTCGCGGATTGCTCTGTCGCCTGCTTCAGACGGTCCTGTTACCTGGGAAGTGTATTCGAGGGACGGCAAGAACACGATCCGTGCACGCTCTGATATCCTGAACCTCGTTCAGGCCCATCCTCCTGCCAGACTTCGTCACCTTTCTGTTGACCCGTACTTCCACCCTTACTTACGCTCCCGTAGCATCCCACAGTTGAGGTCTAACTACGGTGTCCATGTTCTTATTCCCGACGATATTGATAGTCCTGATGTTGTCCTTATTTACGAAGGTCCTTCGGCGAGCTCCTCTCAGTTGGAAATTCCGCGTCAGCGGCCATCTGCTGCAGATCTTGCCACTTTCGAGAAAGCCCTACAGGAAGCGCAAGAGTATCTTTTGAACTCTCTAGGTAGCCAGGATGACATTATCACGGAAAATGTGTCCATTCCGAGCAAGTACCAGGAGAAGGTTCGTAAGTTCATCTCCCGTGAACAGGAAGCGAAGGGTGAAGATCATATCCCTGTTCGTGCACTTGTTGGTGGTGGCCCGAGCCGCAACGGCGGAGCCACTCCCCAGAGCGACGTCGCATTGCGCGGTCCATCCCGCCTAGTGAAGGAAATTGCCGCCAAGATCGGAGAATTTGTCgtcgagcaggagaaggatgaCCTTGAAAGAGGCTACACAACCTCTTTTGATTTCCCCAAGAAATTTGCAAACTTCCTCATTGGAAAGAGGGGCGAGAATATTAACAAGCTTCGTGACGAATTTGATGTTGATATCAAGGTCGAAGACGGCAAGGTGGAGGTCAAGGGACCTAAGGCAAAGGCTGATGCAGCCAAGGCTCGGATTATCAATCTcggcaagaagctggaggatgagACGACTCACGTCCTGAAGGTCCCTGCCCAATACCACCGAGAGCTTATCGGACAGAAGGGTAGCCAAGTCAATCGACTCCAGGACCGTTACTCCGTTCGTGTTCAGTTCCCCAGGGCAGTTGTCATTAACGACGACCAGTCTGTTGCGGACACTGCTAGCGAGGCTGGCAGCGCTCGACCTCAACGATCCCAGCAGGCTTCTGACGAGGTGATTGTCAAAGGACCCAGCAAGGGGGCAGACGCCGCGCGCGATGAGATCCTCAGTCTGCTGCAATGGGTCGTTGATCATTCTCACACGGCAACCGTGTCTGTCGCCCAAGGCCAGATTCCTTCGCTGATCGGCCAGCGCGGACGCGAAATGGATAAGCTCCGAGCTGATACTGGGGCTCAGATCGATGTTCCGGGCGCTAACGATGCACCGGATACCTCTGGACGCGTGGaaatcaagatcaagggAACCAAGAAGCAGGtagaggaagcaaagaagatcCTGCAACAGCGTTCAAGCGAGTTCGATGCTACGGTCACAAAGACCATCAACGTCGACAAAAAGCACCACAAATCCCTGatcggtggtggtg GTGCCAATATTCGCAAGCTTGTTGCGGAAGCCGGTGGTCCTACGGACTCGAGCGCGTCTCGACTCGTCAGATTCCCACGTCCTGAAAGCGACGATACCACCATCAGACTGGAAGGAAATGGTGCAATTGTGGACAAGATTATCGCCGCTATTGAACAATTTGTGCAAGAGCGCGAAGACCAAGTTGCCATCAACCTTGAAGTACCTCCCGTGCAGCACCGTCTTCTCATCGGCCGTGGAGGAGACACCCGACGGGGCATCGAGTCGCAGTTCGGCGTCACCCTCGATATCCCCAGACAAGGTTCTGGGCGCTCTGATGTCAAGCTCAAGGGGCCTAGCAATGCCGTTGAACAGGCTAAAGAGCACATTCTGGCCATGCTCAAGGATCAGCAAGGTGTGAATGTTGATGTCCCGAGTCATCTACACCATGCCATCGCCGACAATGGGTCCTTCTTCCGCCGCCTTCGTAATGACTACCAGGTAACGGTGGACCATGCGGGCCAGCAAATCCCGCCGAGACCAAACGTGGAAGACTCGCGCAGCGCCGTTAACGGAGCCTCCTCGCTCCCTTTGATCACCGATGAACCCAGTGATGCACTTGACGCTCACTCATGGAAGGTGGTAGACAACAATGTTGCTAGCGACCCTAGCCAACCTGCTACCATCCCATGGGTCCTGGCTGGATCTACGGACAATGTCAACAAAGCAAAGGCTGCCTTAGAAAAAGCCATCGCCGCTGCCTCTCAACAATCCGCGACCGGCTACCTCATCCTTCCTGACCCCAAGACATACCGATTCGTCGTCGGCCAGGGCGGCAGCCAGATCAACTCTATCCGCAAACAAACAGGCTGTCGAATCAATGTGCCTAAGGACCAGGCCAAGGGCGAGGCGATCGAAATCAAGGGTAGTAAAGAGAACCTCGACAAGGCAAGGGATCTGATTCTAGAGGCCGTCCGTGCCGGGCTGAACGGCAACTCAAGGTGA
- a CDS encoding uncharacterized protein (transcript_id=CADANIAT00008740) encodes MPTTSNNASPVKRPGLGRRAVSSHAVVTRSSSSSTQGELSHSHTSHTSQPQQKTPGHRPHRAHLVGGGHRSHGRNPSFGKNLAKLQRHLTSHHAGPEYRLHQHQRKKSAPVTPVASPPRQHVHWDALDDASPRTTSSIKKNYSSPALRRSNSSVLPKKALVTDRPHTSSGKKKTVGFELADSTDEGEWEDTTQSPESTRRSSVAQSKDGDENPVVLVDPLTFVKRPYPQFPRATSLPEPTSRSFHDDQSSGEDDEHAQRTREQSSDTEEAPEDSTRPPDQGDIASRLLSPSHSAKAPPAMSSISATATPAPVDTISRTASLTNLASGQDGLRRPVSTANIAQASTPSQAPGSSSIEGGVSRFINNKIATSRTDSDPNTPSSFLPHYHPQTPPSPKGTKKTRSSPTSRQPGTEPPSRTQQKLWLQRTAALNDSPPDSHGASATVSPSTMGPAYISGTARAGLGPYDPARALVNGSSRNGGSLHEAKHIRKAYEKTAMELTVVRRFQSPTSASFTRLNAILKDAKTDKTDSIDQEPQTGLGKPVRSAPALVLLQRNAKQQDLRDSSSATSADSRQLIGRKQADSQSLVAQAYMQDAEDPPHPSHRLLSTSDDAAHGTSTHGADDHVEDRDHFLPSEAEMMIRRMWESREVAASG; translated from the coding sequence GTCGGTGGCGGCCATCGCAGTCACGGCCGTAATCCATCGTTTGGAAAGAACTTGGCTAAATTACAGCGGCACCTAACATCTCACCACGCCGGTCCAGAGTACCGGCTGCATCAGCACCAGCGCAAGAAGTCGGCCCCGGTGACGCCCGTTGCGAGCCCCCCGCGCCAGCACGTTCACTGGGATGCACTGGACGATGCCTCCCCTCGTACCACTAGCTctataaaaaaaaactaTTCTAGCCCGGCTTTGCGACGGAGCAACTCGAGCGTCTTACCAAAGAAGGCCTTAGTCACCGACCGCCCTCATACCAGCtcgggaaagaagaagacggtcGGATTTGAACTGGCGGACTCGACGGACGAGGGCGAGTGGGAGGATACAACTCAATCGCCTGAGAGTACCAGGCGAAGTTCTGTGGCGCAGTCCAAAGACGGCGACGAGAATCCGGTCGTGCTGGTCGATCCGCTTACATTTGTGAAGCGGCCGTATCCCCAGTTTCCCCGAGCGACCAGTCTTCCGGAACCTACGAGCAGAAGCTTTCACGACGATCAATCATCAGGTGAAGACGACGAGCACGCTCAGCGCACAAGGGAGCAATCTTCAGACACGGAGGAAGCTCCGGAGGACTCTACGCGCCCGCCTGATCAGGGCGATATTGCATCACGGCTTCTTAGCCCGTCACATTCCGCTAAGGCGCCGCCCGCCATGTCTTCAATATCTGCCACCGCGACACCGGCGCCGGTGGATACGATATCACGAACCGCATCTCTCACGAACCTGGCATCTGGTCAGGATGGACTGCGAAGACCGGTGTCCACCGCAAATATTGCACAGGCCAGTACCCCATCACAAGCGCCTGGGTCTTCATCTATAGAAGGGGGCGTATCAAGGTTTATCAACAACAAGATCGCAACGTCCCGTACCGACTCAGATCCCAACACTCCATCATCATTCCTTCCTCACTACCATCCGCAAACCCCGCCCTCTCCCAAAGGTACGAAGAAGACGCGCAGCTCCCCTACTTCGCGGCAACCTGGAACGGAACCGCCCTCCCGCACTCAACAGAAACTTTGGCTGCAGCGTACGGCAGCCCTGAATGACTCTCCTCCTGATTCCCACGGTGCGTCGGCCACTGTGTCGCCGTCCACCATGGGCCCCGCTTACATTAGTGGAACAGCCCGGGCGGGATTGGGACCATATGATCCAGCGCGGGCCCTTGTCAATGGCTCGTCTAGGAATGGCGGGTCACTGCATGAAGCCAAGCATATCCGCAAAGCATACGAGAAGACTGCCATGGAACTTACGGTTGTTCGGAGATTTCAGTCtcccaccagcgccagcttcACCCGTCTGAACGCAATTCTCAAGGACGCGAAGACGGACAAGACTGACAGTATAGACCAAGAGCCCCAAACTGGTCTTGGCAAGCCTGTCAGGTCAGCGCCTGCTTTGGTTCTGCTACAACGGAATGCCAAACAGCAAGATCTCCGTGACAGCAGTAGCGCCACAAGCGCAGACTCAAGACAGCTAATAGGGAGGAAACAGGCAGATTCACAGAGCTTGGTGGCCCAAGCGTATATGCAAGACGCAGAGGACCCGCCGCACCCCTCACACCGACTACTGTCAACGTCCGATGACGCTGCCCACGGTACTAGTACCCACGGAGCCGACGACCATGTTGAGGATCGCGACCACTTTCTACCCAGCGAAGCTGAAATGATGATTCGGCGCATGTGGGAGAGCCGCGAGGTTGCAGCTTCCGGCTGA
- a CDS encoding uncharacterized protein (transcript_id=CADANIAT00008737) encodes MYTFFGQLQCYWPAYPFETSADKCGQVRSDFSITTQILLKYYTNRRSIQASKQCHRGTIGLILRSVNLQVASYEETKMHPLVSFIGTRR; translated from the exons ATGTATACATTCTTTGGCCAACTTCAATGTTATTGGCCCGCATATCCATTTGAA ACAAGTGCGGACAAGTGTGGACAAGTCAGATCTGACTTCTCAATTACTACACAAATACTACTCAAATACTACACCAACAGACGAAGCATCCAAGCATCCAAGCAGTGTCACCGGGGCACCATTGGTTTGATCCTGAGAAGCGTGAATCTGCAAGTTGCCTCTTACGAGGAAACCAAGATGCACCCATTGG TGTCGTTCATTGGGACACGTCGTTGA
- the pakA gene encoding mitogen-activated protein kinase kinase kinase kinase STE20 (transcript_id=CADANIAT00008736) — protein sequence MNNDSFSSFKFRRPSSKLHKDPPGYGSRALNSQQSTTSLKRHPSAPVYPRSSAAGSREHLRTRSNAYGSSSSSLDQNSAGASPVLGSSDSGHFHSSHSSRSRPPYSGRFSLNDQSSDELIGAPFDSRGMLSALEEHTAEPDNRSYQPPDPAERYTEKPPNFRSQTTPNPRALRQSASFTTLPPRMEAFPNAAGNDRPTNTKRFSDEATPVRPPGPSRSKKSSFSSFVNSMLGSPRGIKISAPENPVHVTHVGYDNQTGQFTGLPKEWQRLLQESGITQKEQEEHPQTMVDIMRFYEKNARGDDEVWHKFDHAYPQQPTAASPISQPAGSTTYGTQRTSPPTSPRFPQNHEGSFENPRAPPPIPRAAPIAAHAMSPPLGGLVPNRAPPKPPTAAANLVPSRPAPQPPTSSPYSNISTRPSPETQSPQFSTPPIPETEPLPSESQRSRSNSRTNGAQGPWPSVSPSHYQQQQEQAMAVAQQALANKQLERSRSQRQQQQSPRPDQMPIAQPALPQHAPSPEDVALTQASQTARAAPAARPRQRPRQSNAMDVRARLVAICTPGDPTKLYYNLNKIGQGASGGVFTAYEQHTNNCVAIKQMNLDLQPKKDLIINEILVMKDSKHKNIVNFLDSYLHGLDLWVVMEYMEGGSLTDVVTFNIMSEPQIAAVCRETLNGLQHLHSKGVIHRDIKSDNILLSLDGNIKLTDFGFCAQINDSQNKRNTMVGTPYWMAPEVVTRKEYGRKVDIWSLGIMAIEMIEGEPPYLTESPLRALYLIATNGTPKIKDEHNLSPVFKDFLHFALRVDPEKRASAHDLLKHPFMNLCAPLNHLSPLVKAARISRAQEKAQKGGV from the exons ATGAATAACGATTCTTTTTCATCCTTCAAATTTCGCCGACCATCGAGCAAACTCCATAAGGACCCTCCCGGTTACGGATCCCGCGCCCTTAACAGCCAGCAGAGCACCACGTCACTAAAACGGCACCCTTCTGCCCCCGTTTACCCGCGCTCCTCTGCCGCTGGGAGTCGAGAGCATTTGCGAACTAGGTCCAACGCATACGgctcgtcatcctcgtcactcGATCAGAATAGCGCGGGCGCTTCTCCGGTTCTGGGGAGCAGCGATTCTGGCCATTTCCACAGCAGTCATTCATCCCGGTCCCGACCTCCATACTCCGGCCGGTTTTCCTTGAACGATCAGAGCTCAGATGAATTAATTGGCGCCCCCTTCGATTCGCGGGGTATGTTAAGCGCCCTGGAAGAACATACCGCTGAGCCCGACAATAGGAGTTATCAACCACCAGACCCCGCCGAAAGGTACACTGAAAAGCCCCCGAATTTCCGATCGCAGACTACACCAAACCCACGAGCCTTGAGACAATCAGCCAGTTTCACTACTCTGCCTCCCCGTATGGAGGCCTTTCCGAACGCCGCTGGCAATGACCGCCCGACAAATACAAAGCGTTTTTCCGATGAGGCCACCCCTGTCAGACCTCCGGGGCCCAGCCGAAGCAAGAAAAGCAGTTTTTCGAGCTTCGTTAATAGCATGCTAGGTTCCCCCCGTGGAATCAAAATTTCTGCACCAGAGAACCCGGTCCATGTCACTCATGTTGGTTACGATAACCAGACCGGCCAGTTTACTGGTCTGCCTAAAGAATGGCAGCGGCTGCTCCAGGAGAGTGGTATCACGCAGAAGGAACAGGAGGAGCATCCACAGACCATGGTCGATATCATGAGATTTTACGAGAAGAATGCCCGAGGGGATGATGAAGTCTGGCATAAGTTTGACCATGCTtaccctcaacagccaacCGCCGCGAGCCCAATATCCCAGCCAGCGGGCTCCACTACGTATGGCACGCAACGAACGTCTCCTCCCACCAGCCCTCGATTCCCTCAGAACCATGAGGGGAGCTTCGAAAACCCACGAGCACCGCCTCCGATTCCCCGCGCCGCGCCTATCGCTGCACATGCCATGTCTCCGCCCTTAGGAGGGCTTGTCCCTAACCGCGCACCTCCTAAACCAccaactgctgctgctaaCTTAGTTCCGAGTCGGCCTGCGCCGCAACCTCCTACGTCGAGCCCTTATTCCAATATCTCTACCAGGCCATCCCCGGAGACGCAGAGCCCTCAATTCAGCACGCCTCCCATTCCAGAAACGGAGCCCTTGCCTTCCGAGTCGCAACGCAGCCGATCGAATTCTAGAACAAATGGGGCGCAAGGTCCATGGCCGTCGGTGTCACCGAGTCATTACCAAcaacagcaggagcaggcaaTGGCCGTAGCTCAGCAAGCCCTTGCCAATAAGCAGCTTGAACGGAGCCGTAGCCAAcgtcagcagcaacagtctcCACGGCCAGACCAGATGCCGATCGCGCAGCCCGCACTCCCGCAGCACGCTCCTTCGCCTGAAGATGTTGCTCTGACACAAGCTTCCCAGACTGCGCGTGCTGCACCGGCAGCTCGGCCTCGCCAAAGACCCCGCCAAAGTAATGCCATGGATGTCAGAGCACGATTGGTCGCAATTTGTACTCCCGGTGATCCCACAAAACTTTACTACAACTTGAATAAAATCGGTCAGGGTGCATCTGGTGGAGTCTTCACTGCTTATGAACAGCATACCAATAATTGCGTCGCGATCAAGCAAATGAATCTGGATCTACAGCCAAAGAAGGATCTCATCATCAACGAAATTTTGGTGATGAAGGACAGCAAGCACAAAAACATCGTCAACTTCTTGGACAGTTATCTCCATGGGCTAGACTTGTGGGTGGTTATGGAATACATGGAGGGAGGTAGTCTTACAGATGTTGTTACCTTCAATATCATGAGCGAACCCCAAATTGCTGCTGTTTGTCGAGAG ACGCTTAACGGCTTGCAGCACCTTCACTCGAAAGGTGTGATCCATCGAGACATCAAGTCAGACAAtattcttctttccttggATGGCAACATCAAGCTCA CCGATTTCGGTTTCTGTGCCCAAATCAATGACTCTCAGAACAAGCGAAACACCATGGTCGGCACACCGTATTGGATGGCCCCTGAGGTTGTTACGAGAAAGGAGTACGGACGTAAAGTTGACATTTGGAGCCTCGGAATTATGGCCATCGAGATGATTGAGGGAGAACCTCCTTACCTCACCGAATCGCCTCTCAGGGCTCTATACTTGATTGCCACAAATGGCACACCTAAGATCAAGGACGAGCACAACCTGTCGCCTGTCTTCAAAGATTTCCTCCATTTTGCGCTCAGGGTGGACCCTGAGAAACGAGCATCAGCTCATGACCTATTGAAG CATCCCTTTATGAACCTTTGCGCGCCTCTCAATCACCTTTCGCCTCTAGTTAAGGCTGCACGGATTAGCAGGGCGCAGGAAAAAGCCCAGAAGGGTGGTGTTTAG